A stretch of Pseudomonadota bacterium DNA encodes these proteins:
- the dnaN gene encoding DNA polymerase III subunit beta, with protein MKLTTEREVLLAPLQKVIGAVERRQTMPILANVLLVVESDRLSVTATDLEVELCAGVEVAAEETGEVTVPGRKFLDICKALPDGAKVTLSRSGDKVTVKSGRSRFTLSCLEASEFPVVDEVDGQLDLSLSCAELSRLIEKTQFSMAQQDVRYFLNGLLLEMKEGTMRAVATDGHRLSMSQMPLGEAAEASVQVIVPRKGVLELQRLLPTEGEAKVTVGTNHIMVALDGGTRFTSKLIDGRFPDYEKVVPAAVSNQLETDKAELVQALRRASILSNEKYRGIRLELAENRLIIQAHNPEQEEAEEEMEVEYGGAGMAIGFNVTYLIDALAAVDGETVTLRLNDPNSSCLVTGSDADQSKYVVMPMRL; from the coding sequence ATGAAACTGACGACAGAACGCGAGGTGCTGCTCGCTCCGCTCCAGAAGGTGATCGGCGCCGTCGAGCGACGTCAGACCATGCCGATCCTGGCCAACGTACTGCTCGTGGTGGAGTCGGATCGCCTGTCGGTGACCGCCACGGACCTCGAAGTGGAGCTTTGCGCCGGGGTCGAGGTCGCCGCCGAGGAGACCGGGGAAGTGACCGTGCCAGGTCGCAAGTTCCTCGACATCTGCAAAGCTCTGCCTGACGGCGCCAAGGTCACGCTCTCCCGCTCTGGTGACAAGGTCACCGTGAAGTCCGGGCGTTCTCGCTTCACCCTCTCCTGCTTGGAAGCCTCTGAGTTCCCTGTGGTCGATGAGGTGGATGGGCAACTCGATCTCTCGCTGTCGTGCGCGGAGCTGTCCCGACTCATCGAGAAAACCCAGTTCTCGATGGCGCAACAGGATGTGCGGTACTTTCTGAACGGCCTGTTGCTGGAAATGAAGGAAGGCACCATGCGGGCGGTCGCGACCGATGGGCATCGCCTCTCCATGTCGCAGATGCCCCTAGGTGAAGCGGCGGAGGCATCCGTGCAAGTGATCGTGCCGCGCAAGGGTGTGCTGGAACTGCAGCGACTGCTTCCGACCGAGGGCGAGGCAAAGGTCACTGTGGGTACCAACCACATCATGGTCGCCCTCGATGGCGGTACGCGCTTTACCTCCAAGCTCATCGACGGTCGATTCCCGGACTACGAGAAGGTGGTACCCGCAGCGGTCAGCAATCAACTGGAAACGGACAAGGCGGAATTGGTGCAGGCTCTGCGGCGCGCCTCGATCCTCTCGAACGAGAAATACCGAGGAATTCGCCTCGAACTGGCCGAGAATCGTCTGATCATCCAGGCGCACAACCCCGAGCAGGAAGAGGCCGAGGAGGAGATGGAGGTGGAGTACGGGGGTGCCGGCATGGCCATAGGCTTCAACGTCACCTACCTCATCGATGCCCTTGCCGCAGTGGACGGCGAAACGGTCACGCTCCGTCTGAACGATCCGAATTCCAGCTGCCTGGTCACCGGCAGCGACGCTGACCAGAGCAAATACGTCGTGATGCCGATGCGGCTGTAG